One region of Fervidobacterium sp. genomic DNA includes:
- a CDS encoding methyl-accepting chemotaxis protein, translating into MKNVPIFWKITLISIVLIIFMVGIGVLAVVQLRNKTISKTEQNLKSLAEGSADEFWNFIQAHTQLVDLLSKDANVTGVFKNEFNEEEWMKKLFDKVIKSYPNVLFVYAGLKDGRMYLVPETKLPEGYDPRTRPWYKDAVSNPGQIIITEPYEDASTGQLVITIAKTIQTDEGITGVVGLDFECSKLASKLLQKGKELGYLNAVVSNNGTIILHSVKEYVGKNVKDTDFFKKWQSGAESGVFKYIFDGKARHTGYKRLPNGWIYASLVLEKDLMKEVNRMTLTFSVVIAVAVLLAAVIAFVISRNYVVKPINSLIEVAKQISAGDLTVRFKVDSNDEIGILGKTLETMVTALRGMAQQIQGDSSTVKQEAGQVAAVSEEVSATIEELTAQVENVGTNINNASAAIEELTSGIEEVAASAQNVANASQKLSEEAQKVSNLANEGQKAIDNITNVIVQTKAKANATYETVEKLSNSAKNIGEIVDTINSIAEQTNLLALNAAIEAARAGEAGRGFAVVADEIRKLAEESKQATQNIANILKGILDESVKASEATKETVEIVNQAAGQSSLVKNQFEQIMNSIHKMSQMVENLAASAQQQSAAAQEMSSAMDSASRSMVSVVEQMSEVTAAVKQQVDAISTVAKTAETLDQVAERLVESVRKFKV; encoded by the coding sequence ATGAAAAACGTTCCCATTTTTTGGAAGATAACACTTATTAGTATTGTGCTAATTATCTTTATGGTAGGTATAGGTGTGTTGGCTGTGGTTCAGCTTAGAAACAAGACTATCAGCAAAACAGAACAGAACCTGAAATCTCTTGCAGAAGGCAGTGCGGATGAGTTTTGGAATTTCATACAAGCTCACACTCAGTTAGTTGATTTACTATCAAAAGATGCAAACGTGACAGGTGTCTTTAAAAATGAGTTCAACGAAGAAGAGTGGATGAAAAAGCTGTTTGATAAAGTAATCAAGAGTTACCCAAACGTACTCTTCGTTTACGCTGGATTAAAAGATGGTCGCATGTACCTTGTACCAGAAACTAAGTTGCCGGAAGGTTATGATCCGCGAACAAGGCCGTGGTACAAAGATGCCGTTTCAAATCCAGGTCAAATAATCATTACGGAACCTTATGAAGACGCTTCAACTGGTCAGCTTGTAATAACTATTGCGAAAACAATACAAACTGACGAGGGAATAACGGGTGTAGTTGGACTTGATTTTGAGTGTTCAAAATTAGCAAGTAAGCTCTTACAAAAGGGTAAAGAACTGGGATATCTCAACGCGGTTGTGAGTAACAATGGTACAATCATATTACACAGTGTAAAGGAGTACGTTGGTAAAAACGTAAAGGATACGGACTTTTTTAAAAAATGGCAATCCGGTGCAGAAAGTGGTGTTTTTAAGTATATATTTGATGGAAAGGCAAGGCATACAGGCTACAAACGTTTACCAAATGGCTGGATTTATGCAAGCTTAGTACTTGAAAAGGACTTAATGAAAGAAGTGAACAGAATGACCTTAACGTTTTCTGTTGTGATAGCAGTTGCTGTTTTATTGGCAGCGGTGATAGCTTTCGTTATATCAAGAAATTACGTTGTTAAACCTATCAACAGTCTAATCGAAGTTGCAAAACAAATATCAGCTGGAGATCTGACAGTTCGTTTTAAAGTAGATAGCAACGATGAGATAGGTATACTTGGCAAAACACTTGAAACTATGGTAACAGCTTTAAGAGGAATGGCTCAGCAGATTCAAGGTGATTCAAGTACTGTCAAACAAGAAGCGGGTCAAGTTGCTGCGGTGTCTGAAGAAGTTAGTGCTACCATAGAAGAACTCACAGCTCAGGTTGAAAATGTTGGCACAAATATCAACAATGCATCTGCAGCTATAGAAGAACTCACAAGTGGAATAGAAGAAGTTGCAGCTAGTGCTCAGAATGTTGCCAACGCATCTCAAAAGTTGAGTGAGGAAGCACAAAAGGTATCGAATCTTGCCAACGAAGGGCAAAAGGCTATTGATAATATCACAAATGTTATCGTTCAAACGAAGGCAAAGGCAAATGCTACTTACGAAACAGTTGAAAAACTGTCAAATAGTGCAAAGAATATAGGTGAGATAGTGGATACCATAAATTCAATAGCAGAGCAGACGAACTTGCTAGCGCTAAATGCAGCTATTGAGGCAGCGAGGGCAGGAGAAGCAGGTAGAGGATTTGCTGTGGTTGCAGATGAGATAAGGAAACTTGCGGAAGAAAGTAAACAAGCAACTCAAAATATAGCCAATATTTTAAAAGGTATATTAGATGAAAGTGTCAAGGCAAGTGAAGCGACAAAGGAGACGGTAGAGATAGTAAATCAAGCAGCTGGTCAGTCAAGTCTTGTGAAGAATCAGTTTGAACAGATCATGAACAGTATTCACAAAATGTCACAGATGGTAGAGAACTTAGCAGCGAGTGCGCAACAACAAAGTGCGGCAGCACAAGAGATGAGCAGTGCAATGGACAGTGCAAGTAGATCGATGGTAAGTGTGGTAGAGCAAATGAGTGAGGTTACAGCAGCAGTTAAGCAGCAAGTTGATGCAATTAGTACAGTTGCAAAGACAGCAGAAACTCTTGATCAAGTTGCTGAAAGACTCGTTGAATCGGTAAGGAAATTCAAGGTTTGA
- a CDS encoding polyprenyl synthetase family protein translates to MFGEYIQKIDEEMSRLCAELISLTPNEIKPAVVEFQKFVLRPGKRIRPLLLLLSYTGYNGERIDDAFLLACLVELMHSFLLIHDDIIDKSDLRRGEPTLHKVYEKLYDSPKLGTDVAIVIGDIVAFFVFGMISKLGLKEATLKRLISDFSKCYINTGFGQLLDVLSANRISVYGLSTNIPEKISELKTAYYTFVYPMLFGYLLTEKEDNSELEKIITTGKLAGIAFQYKDDIIGVFGGDAKTLNDLSEGKFTLLVKRTYELLSDDKKEIFKEKISKPNKSLEDLEFLKNLIVTSKAVESVKECINQLKEESIKTLDLLSIKQPEKGYLKELFSKALEIPKIEF, encoded by the coding sequence ATGTTTGGAGAATACATCCAAAAAATAGATGAAGAAATGAGTAGACTCTGTGCAGAACTCATAAGTCTTACTCCAAACGAAATAAAACCTGCAGTTGTTGAATTTCAAAAATTTGTATTAAGACCAGGCAAAAGAATTCGCCCACTGCTTTTACTTTTATCTTATACTGGTTATAATGGCGAACGTATAGATGACGCTTTTTTACTTGCATGCCTGGTCGAATTAATGCATTCGTTTTTGTTAATTCACGATGATATAATAGACAAATCTGACTTAAGAAGAGGTGAACCCACACTACACAAAGTTTACGAGAAGCTTTACGACTCACCAAAACTTGGTACTGACGTAGCAATCGTTATAGGAGATATAGTAGCTTTTTTTGTGTTCGGAATGATTTCAAAACTCGGTCTTAAAGAAGCGACGCTGAAAAGACTAATAAGCGATTTTTCAAAATGTTACATTAACACTGGTTTTGGACAATTACTCGATGTTTTGAGCGCAAATAGAATAAGTGTATATGGATTATCGACAAACATTCCCGAAAAAATAAGTGAATTAAAAACTGCGTATTACACTTTTGTGTATCCCATGTTATTTGGTTACCTTCTGACAGAAAAGGAAGACAACAGCGAGTTAGAAAAAATAATTACAACCGGAAAACTCGCTGGTATAGCGTTTCAATACAAAGACGATATAATAGGTGTATTTGGTGGAGATGCAAAGACTCTAAACGACTTATCTGAAGGAAAATTTACACTTTTGGTTAAGAGAACATATGAATTACTCAGTGATGACAAAAAAGAAATCTTCAAAGAAAAAATATCAAAACCAAACAAGTCCTTGGAAGATTTAGAGTTTTTGAAAAATCTAATCGTGACATCTAAAGCTGTTGAGAGTGTCAAAGAATGTATAAATCAACTAAAGGAAGAAAGCATAAAAACTTTGGACCTACTGAGTATAAAACAACCTGAAAAGGGATATTTGAAAGAATTGTTTTCAAAGGCTCTTGAAATTCCAAAAATTGAGTTCTAA
- a CDS encoding energy-coupling factor ABC transporter ATP-binding protein has product MEIILRNVTVSFYNRIILNSISTYFKSEEVVLIVGPNGSGKSTLLKVLAGILEYSGSILVSAGSNDLSALTGYVFQNPETQIIGSTVWEDVIFGLENIGLSKDEMEKRANYVLELLELDHLRQYDPYYLSGGQKQRLAIASVLALEPEFLLLDEVTAMLDKNGKREVLMAIEKLKSIGKGIVVATHELNLYAPICDRCIFMEDGKILFEGDVKDGIRLYKESAKNRYILEKSQIERRSVNGSFEVQ; this is encoded by the coding sequence TTGGAAATTATATTAAGAAATGTTACAGTGAGTTTTTACAATCGTATTATTTTAAACTCTATTTCAACTTATTTTAAGAGTGAGGAAGTAGTTTTAATAGTCGGTCCCAACGGTTCAGGTAAGTCCACGTTGCTTAAAGTTCTTGCAGGTATACTCGAGTATTCTGGAAGTATTTTGGTATCTGCAGGTAGTAATGACCTATCAGCTTTAACCGGGTATGTATTTCAAAATCCTGAAACACAGATAATAGGTAGCACAGTGTGGGAAGATGTTATATTTGGACTTGAGAACATAGGACTTTCTAAGGATGAAATGGAAAAACGTGCAAACTATGTACTTGAATTGCTTGAACTGGATCATTTACGACAGTATGATCCTTATTATCTTTCAGGAGGGCAAAAGCAAAGATTAGCAATAGCTTCTGTACTTGCTTTAGAACCGGAGTTTTTGTTACTTGACGAAGTTACTGCGATGCTTGATAAAAACGGTAAGCGCGAGGTACTTATGGCTATAGAAAAGTTGAAGAGTATAGGTAAAGGTATAGTCGTAGCGACACATGAGCTTAACTTATATGCTCCTATCTGTGATAGATGTATTTTCATGGAAGATGGTAAGATATTGTTTGAAGGTGATGTAAAAGACGGAATCAGGTTGTACAAAGAAAGTGCCAAAAATCGTTATATTTTGGAAAAATCTCAAATTGAAAGGAGGAGTGTTAATGGAAGTTTTGAGGTTCAATAA
- the glgX gene encoding glycogen debranching protein GlgX, translating to MADFPLQYKNPSASVKLKTKRGYPRLGATPDETGVNFAIFSRNATSVTLELFQNYYDLTPSHIFELDPVKNRTGDIWHIYVYGVGHGQYYGWRVDGPYDPINGKRFNKNKLLIDPYAKAITTFFDWNDDAVYGYDRRSPLQDLSFSTLDSAVSMVRSIVIDDSKYDWEDDKQLHIPWNETIIYEMHVRLFTISPTSNVKFPGTFLGIIEKLDHLKELGVTTIELMPIFEFNLNSNPNVNPITGERLKDVWGYNPLNFFSVTGNYSVGLKLGEQVFLFKDFVKELHKNGFEVILDVVYNHTGEGGEKGPTLCFKGIDNEIYYMLDPKNKRYYLNYSGCGNTLNCNHPVVKEMIIDSLRYWATEMHVDGFRFDLASILGRTPDGRWIGDLSLLKDIAEDPIVGKLKLIAEGWDAAGGYHLGLFPEGWAEWNGKYRDCIRRFVRGDNGIIQELMFRISGSPDLYANRKPHASINFITCHDGFTMRDLVSYNQKHNEANGENNKDGSDENFSYNYGVEGDTDDPNILKIRKQQIKNFFTILMVSHGTPMILMGDEMFRTQKGNNNAYCIDDETTWVDWKLKEEHRDLFEFVKKIINFRKEHPALKREHFFEKQDKFGNKITDITWHGINPFEPDTGYFSHSIAFMISGFHPISGVQFDNDIYVILNQWKEPLRFILPPLYAKSWYRVVDTSVDYPNDFLQDPEPVGGYYIARPYSSVILISK from the coding sequence ATGGCAGATTTTCCGCTGCAATACAAGAACCCATCCGCATCTGTAAAGTTAAAAACTAAGAGGGGTTATCCGAGGTTGGGAGCCACACCTGATGAAACAGGTGTTAACTTTGCAATCTTTTCAAGAAATGCCACAAGTGTTACACTCGAGCTATTTCAAAATTACTACGATCTAACACCTTCGCACATTTTTGAACTTGACCCTGTGAAGAATAGAACAGGTGATATATGGCATATATACGTTTATGGTGTAGGACATGGTCAATATTATGGATGGAGGGTAGATGGTCCTTATGATCCGATAAATGGTAAGCGGTTTAATAAAAATAAACTTTTGATAGACCCTTATGCAAAAGCAATCACGACGTTCTTTGACTGGAATGATGATGCAGTGTATGGATATGACAGGAGATCACCATTACAAGATCTTTCATTTTCTACACTTGATTCTGCAGTCAGTATGGTGCGTTCAATAGTGATCGATGATTCAAAATACGATTGGGAAGATGACAAGCAGCTGCATATTCCATGGAATGAAACAATTATCTACGAGATGCATGTCAGATTATTTACCATAAGTCCAACATCAAATGTAAAATTTCCAGGTACATTCTTAGGTATAATAGAAAAACTTGATCATCTAAAAGAACTGGGTGTTACAACAATAGAATTAATGCCAATTTTTGAGTTTAACCTCAATTCTAACCCAAATGTTAACCCGATAACAGGTGAGCGTCTCAAAGACGTATGGGGGTACAATCCTCTCAACTTTTTTTCCGTCACAGGTAATTACTCGGTAGGTCTTAAACTAGGTGAACAAGTGTTTCTTTTTAAAGATTTTGTGAAAGAACTACACAAAAATGGATTTGAAGTAATATTAGATGTTGTTTACAATCACACAGGTGAAGGAGGGGAAAAAGGTCCCACTCTATGTTTCAAAGGTATTGACAATGAAATATATTACATGCTCGATCCAAAAAACAAGCGCTACTATTTAAATTACTCTGGTTGTGGAAATACACTTAACTGTAATCACCCAGTTGTTAAAGAAATGATCATTGATAGTTTGAGATATTGGGCAACAGAAATGCATGTTGATGGATTCAGATTTGACCTTGCATCCATACTTGGACGTACTCCTGATGGACGTTGGATTGGTGACCTATCATTACTAAAAGACATCGCTGAAGATCCAATAGTTGGGAAATTAAAATTAATAGCTGAAGGTTGGGATGCTGCAGGTGGATATCATCTTGGATTATTCCCTGAAGGCTGGGCAGAGTGGAATGGAAAATACAGAGACTGCATTAGAAGATTCGTTAGAGGTGATAATGGAATAATACAAGAACTGATGTTTAGAATATCTGGAAGTCCAGATTTGTATGCAAATAGAAAACCACACGCAAGTATAAATTTTATAACTTGTCACGATGGTTTCACAATGAGAGATCTCGTGTCTTACAACCAGAAACACAACGAAGCAAACGGTGAAAACAACAAAGATGGTAGCGATGAAAATTTTAGCTACAACTACGGAGTTGAAGGAGATACAGATGATCCAAATATTTTGAAAATCAGAAAGCAGCAGATAAAAAATTTCTTTACAATTCTGATGGTATCTCACGGCACACCAATGATACTCATGGGTGATGAAATGTTTAGAACTCAGAAAGGCAATAACAACGCGTACTGTATAGACGATGAAACAACCTGGGTTGATTGGAAGTTGAAAGAGGAACACAGGGATCTATTTGAATTTGTAAAGAAAATAATAAATTTCAGAAAAGAACATCCTGCTTTAAAACGAGAGCATTTTTTTGAAAAGCAAGATAAATTCGGTAATAAAATAACGGATATAACTTGGCATGGCATAAATCCATTTGAACCAGACACAGGGTACTTCTCGCACTCAATCGCGTTCATGATATCAGGATTCCATCCAATAAGCGGGGTACAATTCGACAATGATATTTATGTTATACTAAATCAATGGAAAGAGCCTTTAAGGTTTATACTACCCCCACTATACGCAAAAAGTTGGTACAGAGTAGTTGATACTTCTGTGGACTATCCAAACGATTTCTTGCAAGATCCAGAACCTGTTGGTGGTTATTACATAGCAAGACCGTACAGTAGTGTTATACTTATATCTAAATAA
- a CDS encoding Rid family detoxifying hydrolase: MEVLRFNKGPKAIGPYSSAVKSGNLIFFSGILPIIPETGEVVTNDIAKATKQILENLLVMLEQIGLSPRHVVKTTVFTTKLDEFSKINEAYEEFFKSYTENYPARSTVGVQSLPKNATVEMEFIVEC; this comes from the coding sequence ATGGAAGTTTTGAGGTTCAATAAGGGACCGAAGGCTATTGGACCGTATTCATCGGCTGTTAAAAGTGGTAATCTGATATTTTTCTCCGGCATACTTCCAATAATACCAGAAACAGGTGAAGTGGTTACAAACGATATTGCGAAAGCAACAAAGCAAATTTTAGAGAATCTTTTGGTTATGTTAGAACAGATCGGACTTTCTCCAAGACATGTTGTAAAAACAACAGTATTTACAACAAAACTTGATGAATTCTCGAAGATAAATGAAGCGTATGAAGAATTCTTTAAGTCTTATACAGAGAATTATCCAGCAAGAAGTACTGTTGGTGTTCAAAGTTTACCAAAAAATGCTACCGTTGAAATGGAATTTATCGTAGAGTGTTGA
- a CDS encoding YitT family protein, with product MNIKEQIKEYILSTVGVFLTALGLVIFFIPNNIAAGGASGIAMILHKFITTVPVGVWMYIINILLFVLGFILVGRDFSFKTIYSTFALNFFVDLFDRVLKIPKYGGQDLMLAVFFGNILASIGMAIAFANNSSTGGTDIIAKIISKYFHTPIGTTLLMVDFTVGIIAGFTFDAHIGMYALLAIIVNGITIDFVLKGLELSATLLIISSKVEEIKKYILESMERGATILKAKGAYSGKDLDVLYVALKRRELGEVLAAIKHIDSDAFVIVTEARYVLGEGFKKIDKLI from the coding sequence ATGAATATCAAAGAACAGATTAAGGAGTATATCCTATCAACTGTAGGGGTATTTTTGACAGCTCTTGGACTTGTCATATTCTTCATTCCAAACAACATAGCAGCAGGCGGAGCAAGTGGTATAGCTATGATATTACACAAATTTATCACAACTGTACCTGTTGGTGTATGGATGTATATTATTAACATATTATTATTCGTCTTAGGATTCATACTTGTTGGAAGAGATTTTAGTTTTAAAACAATTTACTCGACTTTTGCACTAAACTTTTTTGTGGATTTATTTGACAGGGTACTAAAAATACCAAAATACGGTGGTCAAGACCTTATGTTGGCGGTGTTTTTTGGTAACATCCTCGCGTCTATCGGAATGGCTATAGCCTTTGCAAACAACTCGTCAACTGGAGGAACGGACATCATTGCCAAAATAATATCCAAATATTTTCATACCCCCATTGGTACAACATTACTGATGGTAGATTTTACTGTGGGTATAATTGCAGGTTTTACATTCGATGCACACATAGGTATGTACGCATTGCTTGCCATAATAGTTAATGGAATTACTATCGATTTTGTGTTGAAAGGTCTTGAACTTTCAGCAACATTGCTTATAATATCAAGCAAAGTTGAAGAGATAAAAAAATACATCCTTGAGTCTATGGAACGTGGTGCAACAATACTGAAAGCAAAAGGAGCCTATTCTGGAAAAGACTTGGATGTACTTTACGTCGCACTAAAACGAAGAGAATTAGGAGAAGTTTTAGCTGCTATAAAGCACATAGACTCGGATGCGTTCGTCATAGTAACTGAGGCAAGGTACGTACTCGGTGAAGGATTCAAAAAAATAGATAAATTAATATAA
- a CDS encoding serine/threonine-protein phosphatase, with product MLTCDIHYAQKNKTGEEVCGDTVKFKKSELKTVISVSDGLGSGIKASILSTLTASMSTTMVFNNVPIDEVFRSILSTLPICKVRGISYATLATCEIDHSSGICNIYEYDFPVVLVYRNDDALETDKELSEIEGRKVYKSSFVVQPGDVIFLMTDGITQAGMGTKRYPFGFGIENVRIELKNLIKHKVDLSSVVEHLVRLAEALDKGTKGDDATACAIKVRERRNLTIMVGPPERKEHDEIVVRKLIESEGKKVICGGTTSQIAEKVLGRKVEIDFSSISQISPPIGYMEGVDLITEGIITLTQVFRYYESQTTEVGIGAQKLVDMFEESDIITFLVGRAINPAHQNPLFSHDISLKFRLIHDIGSILQKKGKIVNIEYY from the coding sequence ATGCTGACGTGTGATATACATTATGCACAGAAAAATAAAACTGGTGAAGAAGTGTGCGGTGACACAGTGAAATTCAAAAAGAGTGAGCTTAAAACGGTTATAAGTGTTTCCGATGGACTTGGAAGCGGGATAAAGGCAAGCATTCTTTCAACACTAACTGCCTCAATGTCAACAACTATGGTTTTCAATAACGTACCGATAGACGAAGTTTTTAGATCTATACTTTCGACGCTACCAATTTGCAAAGTACGTGGGATTAGCTATGCAACCTTGGCTACATGTGAAATTGATCACAGTTCTGGAATTTGCAATATATACGAGTACGATTTTCCGGTGGTATTAGTTTATAGAAACGACGATGCACTGGAAACTGACAAAGAATTGTCTGAGATAGAAGGAAGAAAGGTTTATAAATCTTCTTTTGTAGTCCAACCTGGTGATGTGATATTCCTGATGACTGATGGAATAACGCAAGCCGGCATGGGTACAAAACGTTACCCATTTGGATTTGGTATTGAAAACGTAAGAATTGAGTTGAAAAACTTGATAAAGCACAAAGTGGATCTTTCAAGTGTAGTAGAACACTTAGTCAGGTTGGCTGAAGCCCTTGACAAAGGAACAAAAGGGGATGATGCAACTGCCTGTGCAATTAAGGTAAGGGAAAGACGAAATCTAACGATAATGGTAGGACCTCCGGAAAGAAAGGAACATGATGAAATAGTAGTTAGAAAACTTATAGAATCCGAAGGAAAGAAAGTCATATGTGGCGGTACTACCAGTCAGATAGCTGAAAAAGTACTCGGTCGAAAGGTGGAAATAGATTTCTCAAGCATCTCCCAGATTTCCCCTCCGATTGGGTATATGGAAGGTGTAGATTTAATCACAGAAGGTATAATCACACTCACACAAGTCTTCAGATATTATGAGTCCCAGACAACAGAGGTAGGCATAGGTGCACAAAAACTTGTTGACATGTTTGAAGAATCTGATATAATCACATTTCTTGTGGGTAGAGCTATCAACCCAGCCCATCAAAATCCTCTGTTTTCTCACGATATATCGCTTAAATTCAGACTCATTCACGATATAGGCTCGATATTGCAAAAGAAAGGAAAGATAGTTAACATTGAGTATTATTAA